One window of Candidatus Methylomirabilota bacterium genomic DNA carries:
- a CDS encoding pirin family protein, producing MTATSPGRSVARIADGVRTLEGAGFAVRRPFPTPMLDHVDPFLLLDEMGPADLGPGEAKGAPDHPHRGFETVTYMLHGELEHRDSAGHA from the coding sequence ATGACGGCGACGTCGCCGGGCCGCTCGGTCGCTCGCATCGCGGACGGGGTTCGCACGCTCGAGGGCGCGGGCTTCGCCGTGCGACGCCCCTTTCCCACGCCGATGCTCGACCACGTCGATCCGTTCCTGCTCCTCGACGAGATGGGTCCGGCCGACCTCGGGCCCGGCGAGGCCAAGGGCGCGCCCGACCACCCGCACCGCGGCTTCGAGACGGTGACCTACATGCTCCACGGCGAGCTCGAGCATCGCGATTCGGCGGGCCACGCC